Proteins encoded within one genomic window of Lysinibacillus louembei:
- a CDS encoding D-alanyl-D-alanine carboxypeptidase family protein, with product MRKLLCVVLLFVLLQPSAQAAGHAYAVVDAQTGRLLMGTNEHAKLPIASLTKIWTALVVLENSELHDQVTISERAALSEGSSIYVEKGQTYSVETLLYGLMLRSGNDAAYALAEHVGGSVEGFVYLMNERAQLAGLSDTTFSNPSGLHDEAHLSSAYDTARMLQIAMRNEQFKKIATTVVFNGEQSWKNKHRLLSENKGAIAGKTGYTKVAGRTLATYFQKEQKQFIVVTLNESNDWRVHNALADHIATNYSERTLAKKGTYSVAGEKIIVKEPIKMLVTKDEVRDFQHIVYLPTNAQKKNAVWYVYAKGRPVHVVAVERE from the coding sequence TTGAGAAAGTTGCTATGTGTCGTATTGCTTTTCGTTTTATTGCAGCCTTCAGCACAGGCGGCAGGTCATGCGTATGCCGTAGTTGATGCACAGACAGGCAGGCTATTAATGGGGACTAATGAGCATGCAAAATTACCAATCGCTAGCTTAACGAAAATTTGGACGGCATTAGTTGTCCTTGAAAATAGCGAATTACATGACCAAGTAACGATTTCTGAGCGTGCAGCATTAAGTGAAGGCTCCTCTATTTATGTAGAAAAAGGGCAGACGTATTCCGTTGAAACATTGTTATACGGCTTGATGCTGCGCTCTGGCAATGATGCAGCATATGCATTAGCGGAGCATGTTGGGGGCTCTGTGGAGGGCTTTGTTTATTTAATGAATGAACGTGCACAGCTAGCTGGTTTATCGGATACAACCTTCAGCAATCCGTCAGGCTTACATGATGAAGCACATCTTTCCTCTGCCTACGACACAGCGCGCATGTTACAAATAGCGATGCGCAATGAGCAATTTAAAAAAATCGCCACAACCGTCGTGTTTAATGGGGAACAAAGCTGGAAAAATAAGCATCGTCTCTTATCGGAAAATAAGGGCGCTATTGCAGGCAAGACAGGCTATACAAAAGTAGCGGGTCGCACGCTTGCCACGTATTTTCAAAAGGAGCAAAAGCAATTTATCGTCGTGACATTAAATGAATCCAACGACTGGCGTGTACACAATGCGCTTGCAGATCATATTGCGACAAATTATTCTGAGCGCACATTGGCGAAAAAAGGAACGTACTCAGTAGCTGGTGAAAAAATCATCGTCAAAGAGCCAATTAAAATGCTTGTGACAAAGGATGAAGTGCGCGATTTTCAGCATATTGTTTATTTACCAACGAATGCGCAGAAAAAAAATGCAGTCTGGTATGTTTATGCGAAAGGTCGCCCTGTACATGTGGTGGCGGTAGAGCGAGAATAA
- the ccsB gene encoding c-type cytochrome biogenesis protein CcsB, which yields MSLLQLSGYLLFTAFICYLIALVLFGGAIKPTKVANAPASAEKWGKLAITVTIIGFIANLGYFILRWIYTGHAPVSNMFEFTTAFGMFVIAAFIVSYFMYRVAALGVVALPIAILIIGYAAMFPREVSPLVPSLQSHWLTIHVITAAMSQAVLALSAVAGLVYLLKHVDVKKASKERFCLEAVMFSLVLVIGFIVSSVTFSAMGYSATYQYVDKEGRTGVVEYHNPALFGMNEYIEVKAVDPDAKQKVYEPVVEAEQSFQPLVEMPAIINAKKLTTVVYSVLFGTVIYLLIRLISRRSISEMVQPLVQKVNSSLADEIGYRAVLIGFPLFTLGALIFAMIWAHEAWSRFWGWDPKEVWALITWLFYAAFLHLRLSKGWEGKKSAWLALIGFGIIMFNLVVVNLILAGLHSYA from the coding sequence ATGAGTTTACTTCAATTAAGTGGTTACTTATTATTTACAGCGTTTATTTGTTATTTAATTGCCCTTGTATTATTTGGTGGGGCGATTAAGCCAACAAAAGTAGCAAATGCACCTGCATCTGCTGAAAAATGGGGTAAGCTAGCAATTACGGTAACGATTATTGGGTTTATCGCTAATCTAGGCTATTTTATTTTACGCTGGATTTATACAGGACATGCACCTGTAAGTAATATGTTTGAGTTTACAACAGCGTTTGGGATGTTTGTTATTGCTGCATTTATCGTTAGCTATTTCATGTATCGTGTAGCAGCGCTTGGGGTTGTTGCATTACCAATTGCTATTTTAATTATTGGCTATGCTGCAATGTTCCCACGAGAAGTGAGCCCATTAGTGCCTTCACTACAAAGTCACTGGTTAACGATTCATGTGATAACAGCTGCAATGAGTCAGGCGGTATTAGCACTTAGTGCTGTAGCAGGCTTAGTTTATTTATTAAAGCATGTTGATGTGAAAAAAGCTTCAAAGGAACGTTTTTGCTTAGAGGCTGTTATGTTTTCTTTAGTTCTTGTAATAGGTTTTATTGTGTCTTCTGTTACATTTAGCGCAATGGGCTATAGTGCAACATATCAATATGTAGATAAAGAAGGTAGAACAGGCGTTGTAGAATACCATAATCCAGCTCTTTTTGGGATGAATGAGTATATAGAAGTGAAAGCAGTAGATCCAGATGCGAAGCAAAAAGTATATGAGCCTGTTGTAGAGGCTGAGCAATCATTCCAACCATTGGTAGAGATGCCAGCAATTATTAATGCAAAAAAATTAACAACGGTTGTTTATTCTGTTTTATTCGGTACAGTGATTTATTTACTTATTCGTTTAATTAGTCGCCGTTCTATTTCTGAGATGGTACAGCCACTTGTGCAAAAAGTAAATTCATCATTAGCGGATGAAATTGGTTATCGAGCAGTATTAATTGGCTTCCCGCTCTTTACACTTGGTGCCCTGATTTTTGCTATGATTTGGGCGCATGAGGCATGGAGTCGCTTCTGGGGCTGGGATCCGAAGGAAGTATGGGCCTTGATTACATGGCTATTCTATGCGGCATTTTTACATTTACGCCTATCAAAAGGCTGGGAAGGTAAAAAATCAGCATGGCTTGCTTTAATTGGCTTTGGAATTATTATGTTCAACTTAGTTGTTGTGAATCTAATTCTTGCTGGTTTACATTCATATGCTTAA
- a CDS encoding pseudouridine synthase: MERLQKVIAYAGVASRRKAEQLIVEGKVKVNGKVVKELGTKVSNSDTIEVEGVKLEKEDKVYFLLYKPKGYISAVTDDKGRKTVTDIFKKHVHQRIFPVGRLDYDTTGLLLLTNDGEFSYSLTHPKFKIDKTYVARVKGVPTIDGLKKLQRGIKLEDGKTAPAKVSMMSFDEQAGKAICEITIHEGRNRQVRRMFEAIGTPVVKLKRERFAFLDLTGLSPGEYRELTKHEVKLLRVLAETGKID, from the coding sequence ATGGAACGATTACAAAAAGTGATTGCTTACGCGGGTGTAGCATCTCGCCGCAAAGCAGAGCAGCTAATTGTAGAAGGTAAAGTAAAGGTAAATGGTAAGGTGGTAAAGGAGCTTGGGACGAAGGTGTCGAACTCCGATACAATTGAGGTAGAGGGCGTCAAGCTGGAGAAAGAAGATAAAGTGTATTTTCTTTTATATAAGCCAAAGGGCTATATTTCTGCAGTAACAGATGATAAAGGACGCAAAACGGTAACGGATATTTTTAAAAAGCACGTGCATCAGCGTATTTTCCCAGTAGGGCGCTTAGATTATGATACGACAGGCTTGCTGTTATTAACAAATGATGGGGAATTTTCTTATTCATTAACACATCCTAAATTTAAAATTGATAAAACGTATGTGGCACGTGTGAAAGGCGTACCAACAATTGATGGCTTGAAAAAGCTACAGCGTGGTATTAAATTGGAAGATGGCAAGACAGCGCCAGCAAAAGTTAGCATGATGTCATTTGATGAGCAGGCGGGCAAAGCGATTTGTGAAATTACGATTCATGAAGGAAGAAATCGCCAAGTGCGTAGAATGTTTGAGGCAATTGGAACACCTGTTGTCAAGCTGAAGCGAGAGCGCTTTGCATTTTTAGATTTAACAGGCTTAAGCCCAGGAGAATACCGTGAATTAACAAAGCATGAAGTGAAATTATTACGCGTATTAGCAGAAACAGGTAAAATTGATTAA
- a CDS encoding ATP-binding protein — MNRIWNSIVGKLWGTILLLVSFVLFIFTVFMLEFLESYHSTRAEETLRQTASTIANIVENDLIDDSPYEIIRSVLHEGTNALIAENPDGTVYAIQEGMNKESIQQQILKNKAFENIYASNKPILQDMRLPSQKDENKTETYVVLAFPLKGDAARHGAVFIYQNPDAMHETSRETTKIVFISAFIAFVLTTFFAFFLSSRITYPLRKMREYAFEIAKGRFDSQVPTTQNDEIGQLAVAFNQMGRQLKHHLEVINQEKEQLSSILTSMTDAVITFNRDRTILVSNPPAERLLQKWFVAKGEQSTKPIPPEIYHMLDHVLDFEDKIEEEIEMEGSYYSITISPLYSGELVRGAVAVIRDQTEQHRLEKLRSDFIANVSHELRTPIAMLQGYSEAILDGVVIDEDERNEMIKIIYDESQRMGRLVTDLLDLARMESGHMRLYKNLVPLVPVLERMTQKFAQVAKEKHVDLRFISDIEEDVMVNIDEDRIEQVLTNLVDNALRHTPIDGAVTVSASYAKSYAKIEVRDTGIGIPKDDLPYVFERFYKADKARTRSKGGTGLGLAIARNIVEAHNGNIAVTSVEKEGTAFTFYLPL; from the coding sequence ATGAATAGAATATGGAATAGTATTGTCGGGAAGCTATGGGGAACCATATTGCTTCTCGTTTCCTTTGTATTATTTATTTTCACGGTATTTATGCTAGAGTTTTTAGAGAGCTATCATAGTACAAGAGCGGAAGAAACATTGCGTCAAACAGCATCAACAATTGCTAATATTGTGGAAAACGACCTAATTGATGATTCCCCATATGAAATTATTCGTAGCGTCTTGCATGAAGGTACAAATGCATTAATTGCCGAAAATCCTGATGGCACAGTTTATGCGATTCAGGAAGGGATGAACAAGGAAAGTATACAACAGCAAATTTTAAAAAATAAAGCATTCGAAAATATTTATGCAAGCAATAAACCCATTTTGCAGGATATGAGGCTACCATCACAAAAGGATGAAAATAAAACAGAGACGTATGTCGTGCTAGCTTTTCCGCTAAAGGGTGATGCTGCTCGACATGGTGCGGTATTTATTTATCAAAATCCAGATGCGATGCACGAGACGAGCAGAGAAACAACGAAAATTGTCTTTATTTCCGCGTTTATAGCCTTTGTTTTAACAACATTTTTTGCCTTTTTCTTATCGAGTCGTATTACATATCCTTTAAGAAAAATGCGAGAATATGCCTTCGAAATTGCAAAAGGTCGTTTTGATTCACAAGTGCCAACAACGCAAAATGATGAAATCGGACAGCTTGCAGTTGCCTTCAACCAAATGGGGCGCCAGTTAAAGCACCATTTAGAAGTTATTAACCAAGAGAAGGAGCAGCTATCAAGCATCTTAACCTCGATGACGGATGCGGTCATTACTTTTAATCGTGATCGTACAATTTTAGTAAGTAATCCACCAGCCGAGCGCCTTTTACAAAAATGGTTTGTGGCGAAGGGGGAGCAAAGCACGAAGCCAATTCCTCCTGAAATTTATCATATGCTAGATCATGTGCTTGATTTTGAAGATAAAATTGAAGAGGAAATTGAAATGGAGGGCTCCTATTACAGCATTACCATTAGCCCTCTTTATAGCGGTGAGCTTGTGCGCGGTGCGGTGGCAGTTATTCGCGATCAAACAGAGCAGCATCGCTTAGAAAAACTACGCTCCGATTTTATTGCCAATGTCTCGCATGAATTGCGCACGCCAATTGCCATGCTACAAGGCTACTCTGAAGCGATTTTAGATGGTGTAGTGATAGATGAAGATGAGCGCAATGAAATGATTAAAATTATTTATGATGAGTCGCAGCGTATGGGACGACTTGTCACAGATTTACTTGATTTAGCACGCATGGAGTCAGGTCATATGCGACTGTATAAAAATCTTGTACCACTTGTGCCAGTTTTGGAGCGTATGACGCAAAAATTTGCACAAGTTGCAAAGGAGAAGCATGTTGATTTACGCTTCATATCAGACATCGAGGAAGATGTTATGGTGAACATTGATGAGGACCGCATCGAGCAAGTGTTGACGAACTTAGTGGACAATGCACTGCGTCACACACCTATTGATGGTGCTGTTACGGTATCGGCATCATATGCTAAATCGTATGCCAAAATTGAAGTACGAGACACTGGGATTGGTATTCCAAAGGATGACCTACCATATGTGTTTGAGCGCTTTTATAAGGCGGACAAGGCGCGTACACGCTCAAAGGGTGGTACAGGTCTTGGCTTAGCTATTGCCCGAAATATCGTGGAAGCGCATAATGGAAATATTGCGGTTACAAGCGTTGAAAAAGAAGGAACTGCATTTACTTTTTATTTGCCGTTGTAA
- a CDS encoding RNA-guided endonuclease InsQ/TnpB family protein translates to MLLGRKVRLKPTVEQEKQLWKSVGTARYIYNWTLNRQKENYRNGEKFIPDGVLRKELTQLKQNKELLWLYDVSNNVAKQAVKDACDSFKKFFKGETAYPKFKSRRKSKPSFYNDNVKLKVKRSSVLLEKIGWVKTAEQLPMDCAYTNPRVSFDGKYWYVAVGVKQVFPQEELTDISLGIDVGIKLLAYCSNGKSYPNINKTKEVKKIEKRLCRLQQSVSRKYKMNKEGNRFAKTCNIVKIEKDIRKLHRRLANIRNNHLHQTSSAIVKTKPYRIVMETLNIQGMMKNKHLSKAIQKQGLYEFKRQIKYKCEKYGIEFVEADKWYPSSKRCSSCGNSKRNLKLSDRMYHCETCGHTQNRDLNASINLAQYELAT, encoded by the coding sequence ATGCTACTTGGGAGAAAAGTACGATTAAAACCAACCGTTGAACAAGAAAAACAACTGTGGAAATCGGTTGGGACAGCACGTTACATCTATAATTGGACACTGAATCGGCAAAAAGAAAATTATCGAAATGGTGAAAAATTCATACCAGATGGTGTGTTAAGAAAAGAACTCACACAACTGAAACAAAATAAGGAATTGTTGTGGTTGTATGATGTGTCGAATAACGTAGCAAAACAAGCGGTAAAAGATGCCTGTGATAGTTTCAAGAAATTCTTCAAAGGAGAAACCGCCTATCCGAAATTCAAAAGCAGGAGAAAATCGAAACCATCTTTTTATAATGACAATGTGAAATTGAAAGTAAAAAGAAGTTCCGTTTTATTAGAAAAAATTGGTTGGGTGAAAACGGCGGAACAACTGCCAATGGATTGTGCCTATACCAACCCAAGAGTGTCTTTTGACGGCAAGTATTGGTATGTAGCGGTCGGCGTGAAACAAGTTTTTCCACAAGAAGAATTGACAGATATATCATTAGGCATTGATGTTGGTATAAAGTTACTTGCCTATTGTTCGAATGGGAAATCGTATCCCAATATCAACAAAACCAAAGAAGTCAAAAAAATTGAGAAACGCTTATGTAGGTTGCAACAAAGTGTATCTCGCAAATACAAGATGAATAAGGAGGGAAACCGTTTTGCCAAAACATGCAACATTGTAAAAATCGAAAAAGACATACGTAAACTGCATAGAAGATTAGCCAATATCCGTAATAATCATCTTCATCAAACATCAAGCGCTATCGTGAAAACCAAGCCGTATCGCATTGTAATGGAAACCTTGAATATTCAAGGCATGATGAAGAATAAGCATTTATCGAAAGCCATTCAAAAACAAGGCTTATACGAATTTAAACGCCAAATCAAGTACAAGTGTGAAAAGTATGGCATTGAATTTGTCGAAGCGGATAAGTGGTATCCATCGTCTAAAAGGTGTTCAAGTTGTGGCAATAGTAAGCGTAATTTAAAGCTATCTGACCGTATGTACCATTGTGAAACATGTGGGCATACACAAAATCGAGATTTAAATGCGAGTATCAACTTGGCACAATATGAATTGGCAACGTAA
- the resA gene encoding thiol-disulfide oxidoreductase ResA, with protein MEKKKKRSIVRGIILSVLLVAIVYTVYTTATKDKVQILKEGSTAPDFELVGLNGETYRLSDFKGKGVFLNFWGTWCEPCEREMPAMDRQYKEFKDQGVELLAINLKQSDFEVQSFISNLGVNFPVAIDKTRSVQRAYNVGVALPATVLITPEGKVKKIITGEMKETAIASYMESIKPE; from the coding sequence ATGGAGAAGAAGAAAAAGCGATCAATTGTGCGTGGTATTATTTTAAGTGTACTACTCGTTGCAATTGTTTATACAGTTTATACAACAGCAACAAAGGACAAAGTGCAAATTTTGAAAGAAGGGTCGACAGCCCCTGACTTTGAGCTTGTTGGTTTAAACGGTGAGACGTACCGTTTATCAGATTTTAAAGGAAAAGGTGTATTTTTAAATTTTTGGGGTACTTGGTGTGAGCCTTGTGAGCGAGAAATGCCTGCAATGGATCGTCAATATAAGGAATTTAAAGACCAAGGTGTCGAGCTATTAGCAATTAACCTGAAACAATCTGATTTTGAAGTGCAAAGTTTCATTTCCAACCTAGGTGTGAATTTCCCAGTTGCTATTGATAAAACAAGAAGCGTGCAAAGAGCGTATAACGTCGGTGTTGCACTGCCAGCAACTGTATTAATTACACCAGAGGGGAAAGTGAAAAAAATTATTACCGGTGAAATGAAGGAGACAGCAATCGCTTCATATATGGAATCCATTAAACCGGAATAG
- a CDS encoding response regulator transcription factor yields MSENISVLVVDDEDRIRRLLKMYLEREGYIVDEAENGEEAVEKAFENDYHCILLDIMMPEKDGLQVCEEIREKKTTPIILLTAKGEEANRVQGFELGADDYIVKPFSPREVVLRLKAILRRSAAFAPVSNSSTSKDLVVFPHLTIDHDAHRVTADGVEVNLTPKEYELLYFLAKSPDKVFDREQLLKEVWHYDFFGDLRTVDTHVKRLREKLNRVSESAAKMIVTVWGVGYKFEVVNE; encoded by the coding sequence GTGTCTGAAAATATTTCTGTATTAGTAGTAGATGATGAAGATCGTATTCGCCGTCTATTAAAAATGTACTTAGAGCGTGAAGGATATATTGTAGATGAGGCTGAAAATGGAGAAGAGGCAGTTGAGAAAGCGTTTGAAAACGACTACCACTGTATTCTTTTAGATATTATGATGCCAGAAAAAGATGGTCTGCAAGTTTGTGAAGAAATTCGCGAAAAGAAAACAACGCCAATTATTTTACTGACAGCAAAGGGCGAGGAAGCGAATCGTGTACAAGGCTTTGAGCTAGGGGCAGATGATTATATTGTCAAGCCATTTAGTCCACGTGAAGTGGTGCTGCGCTTAAAGGCTATTTTACGACGCTCTGCTGCGTTTGCACCTGTTTCAAATAGTTCTACATCAAAGGATTTAGTCGTGTTCCCACATTTAACAATTGACCATGATGCACACCGTGTGACAGCGGACGGCGTAGAGGTAAATTTAACACCAAAGGAATATGAGCTGCTTTATTTTCTAGCGAAATCACCTGATAAAGTATTTGACCGTGAACAATTGCTCAAGGAAGTGTGGCACTATGACTTCTTCGGTGATTTACGTACCGTCGATACACATGTCAAGCGCCTACGTGAAAAATTGAACCGCGTTTCTGAAAGTGCAGCGAAAATGATTGTCACTGTTTGGGGCGTAGGCTACAAATTTGAGGTAGTGAATGAATAG
- a CDS encoding RNA polymerase sigma factor SigX, whose protein sequence is MKESIFHRLYDEYHQDVFQFLIYLVKNRSVAEDLSQEVYIRVLRAYDKFEGKSSEKTWLFSIAKNVAIDYFRKNNVRERHTFDAFEWESEQLVSPVQTPEQFVEMNEDMRQLLEALEFCTGDQKMVIVMRYFQDLSIGETADILNWTESKVKTTQHRAIKALRGILEQHGKEVNS, encoded by the coding sequence ATGAAAGAATCCATTTTCCATCGATTGTATGATGAATATCACCAAGATGTATTCCAATTCTTAATTTATTTAGTGAAAAACAGATCTGTAGCGGAGGATCTTTCACAGGAAGTGTATATTCGAGTGCTAAGAGCTTACGACAAATTCGAAGGAAAAAGTTCTGAAAAAACATGGCTTTTTTCCATTGCGAAAAACGTCGCCATTGATTACTTTCGTAAAAACAATGTGCGTGAAAGGCATACGTTTGATGCATTTGAATGGGAGAGTGAGCAGCTCGTTTCACCTGTTCAAACACCAGAGCAGTTTGTAGAAATGAATGAAGATATGCGCCAGCTATTAGAGGCGCTTGAATTTTGTACAGGTGATCAAAAGATGGTCATCGTGATGCGCTATTTTCAAGATTTATCGATTGGTGAGACAGCTGACATTTTAAATTGGACAGAGAGCAAAGTGAAGACGACGCAGCATCGTGCAATTAAAGCATTGCGGGGTATTTTAGAGCAGCATGGAAAGGAGGTAAATTCGTAA
- the resB gene encoding cytochrome c biogenesis protein ResB has product MEKIICTCKHENPVGTTLCERCGRPLTTEEQDKAVLDMRYDGVAIRSKTHNKSIIDKIWNFFSSVKVGVTLIIITLIAASIGTIFPQEFAVNVATEAERAKYYTDMYGAIGTLYYNLGLADLYSSWWFQTIVGMLAVSIIVASIDRGIPLHRSLTNQRVKRHIGFMKRQRIVAEGQPSEQADKTLDLIEEEMKKLKYKVRRENNALFAEKGRFSRYGPYVNHVGLIVFLGAVMLRLVPGFYVDTSIWLREGEMVAVDGMEGYFLYNDKFILETYDNDPRGEQLRQGVNVVAKNYQTNVKLYKQKEGAVPGQTSDLEELQSYEIRVNHPLKQDGYSIFQMDYRLNELKTMHFELQNKATEEFLGQVSIDLTAPQKEYVIDDQTKVQIVTYLPDFSGFKDGVPQTASPYPENPAFIFRMFTPETPEGETSFVAIRETLEPLGENQYKMKFSNVDTRNVSGLTIRKDTTIPILFIGGIIFMIGVVMGSYWNHRRLWVEQLEDGSIRLAAHANKNWFSMKKDLDAVTAYAHLPQYVDQVEKEQEKEGDNTL; this is encoded by the coding sequence ATGGAAAAAATCATTTGTACTTGTAAACATGAAAATCCAGTCGGTACAACGCTTTGTGAAAGATGTGGGCGACCTTTAACGACAGAGGAGCAAGACAAAGCGGTATTAGATATGCGCTATGATGGCGTTGCCATTCGCTCTAAAACGCATAATAAATCGATTATCGATAAAATCTGGAATTTCTTCTCTAGCGTTAAAGTTGGCGTTACACTAATTATTATTACGTTAATTGCAGCATCAATCGGAACCATTTTTCCACAAGAGTTTGCAGTAAATGTTGCAACAGAGGCTGAAAGAGCAAAATATTATACAGATATGTATGGTGCGATTGGAACGCTTTATTACAACTTAGGGCTAGCTGATTTATATTCATCATGGTGGTTTCAAACTATCGTTGGTATGCTAGCCGTTTCGATTATTGTTGCGAGTATTGACCGTGGCATTCCATTACATCGCTCATTAACAAATCAACGAGTGAAGCGCCATATCGGCTTTATGAAGCGTCAGCGTATTGTCGCGGAAGGACAACCCTCTGAGCAGGCGGATAAAACGCTTGATTTAATTGAGGAAGAGATGAAGAAGCTAAAATATAAAGTGCGCCGTGAAAACAATGCATTATTTGCAGAAAAAGGACGTTTTTCACGCTACGGCCCTTATGTAAATCACGTTGGATTAATTGTATTTTTAGGTGCGGTTATGCTGCGTCTAGTACCAGGCTTTTACGTTGATACATCGATATGGTTACGTGAAGGTGAAATGGTTGCAGTAGATGGTATGGAAGGTTATTTCCTCTACAATGATAAATTTATTTTAGAAACATATGATAACGACCCAAGAGGTGAGCAATTGCGTCAAGGTGTCAATGTTGTCGCAAAAAATTACCAAACAAATGTCAAGCTATATAAGCAAAAAGAAGGTGCCGTACCAGGGCAAACTTCTGATTTAGAGGAATTACAATCATATGAGATTCGTGTAAATCACCCATTAAAACAGGATGGTTATTCGATTTTCCAAATGGACTATCGCTTAAATGAATTAAAGACGATGCATTTCGAGCTACAAAACAAGGCAACGGAGGAATTTTTAGGTCAAGTGAGTATCGATTTAACAGCACCACAAAAGGAATATGTGATTGATGATCAAACAAAGGTGCAAATTGTTACTTATTTACCAGATTTCTCAGGCTTTAAGGATGGTGTGCCACAAACAGCTTCACCATATCCGGAAAACCCAGCATTTATTTTCCGCATGTTTACACCCGAAACACCAGAGGGAGAAACAAGCTTTGTAGCGATTCGTGAAACATTAGAGCCGCTAGGAGAGAATCAATATAAAATGAAGTTTTCAAATGTAGATACGCGTAATGTATCTGGCTTAACAATTCGTAAAGATACAACGATTCCAATTTTATTTATTGGTGGTATTATCTTTATGATAGGTGTTGTGATGGGCTCATATTGGAATCATCGTCGTCTATGGGTAGAGCAGCTAGAAGATGGCTCTATTCGACTTGCTGCGCATGCAAATAAAAACTGGTTCAGCATGAAAAAGGATTTAGATGCTGTGACAGCCTATGCACATTTGCCACAATATGTAGATCAAGTAGAGAAAGAACAGGAAAAGGAAGGTGACAACACCTTATGA
- a CDS encoding GNAT family N-acetyltransferase — MIRMLTASEQLPMDLLLLADPSEEIVTEYVQRGFCYVDERDGEIVGVYVLLPTRPHTMELVNVAIDERWQGQGIGKQLVLHAIERAKAMHFKTIQLGTGNSSVDQLALYQKCGFRIVGVDRDFFLQHYDEPIFENGIQCIDMIRLELLL, encoded by the coding sequence ATGATTCGAATGCTAACAGCAAGTGAGCAATTACCAATGGATTTACTATTATTAGCAGATCCTTCTGAGGAAATTGTAACGGAGTATGTGCAGCGGGGGTTCTGCTATGTAGATGAGCGTGATGGAGAAATCGTCGGTGTATATGTGTTATTACCAACAAGACCACATACGATGGAGCTAGTGAATGTAGCAATAGATGAAAGGTGGCAGGGGCAAGGCATTGGCAAACAGCTTGTGCTTCATGCGATTGAACGTGCCAAAGCCATGCATTTTAAAACGATTCAGCTCGGCACAGGCAATTCAAGCGTTGACCAGCTAGCCCTTTATCAAAAATGTGGCTTCCGTATTGTCGGTGTCGATCGGGATTTCTTTCTTCAGCATTATGATGAGCCGATTTTTGAAAATGGTATTCAATGTATAGATATGATTCGGTTAGAGCTGTTGCTCTAA
- a CDS encoding ECF transporter S component: MRKQNLKLRSTVTIAMLSSIAFLLMMLDFPLPWFPVFLKIDFSDVPALIAAITMGPVAGIIVELIKNILDWLFKGAPTGVPVGHMANFVTGILFILPTYYFYKKFKTIPGLAVGLAVGTFVMSIGMSILNYFVFLPMYTYFLGWGSFDMYETIVLGILPFNIIKGIIILTVAILLFRTMKTWIDKQQSTYLSLK, encoded by the coding sequence ATGCGCAAGCAAAATTTGAAGTTACGTTCAACCGTAACAATCGCTATGTTGAGCAGCATCGCCTTTCTATTAATGATGCTCGATTTTCCATTACCATGGTTCCCAGTGTTCCTAAAAATTGATTTTAGTGATGTGCCAGCATTGATTGCGGCAATTACGATGGGACCAGTCGCTGGTATCATTGTAGAGTTGATTAAAAATATTCTAGACTGGCTATTTAAAGGCGCGCCAACGGGTGTACCAGTAGGACATATGGCAAACTTTGTAACAGGCATTCTATTTATTTTACCAACGTATTATTTTTATAAAAAATTCAAAACGATTCCTGGTTTAGCAGTAGGCTTAGCGGTAGGCACATTCGTTATGTCGATTGGCATGAGCATACTCAACTATTTCGTATTCCTACCAATGTATACGTATTTCCTAGGCTGGGGCTCATTCGATATGTATGAAACAATCGTTCTCGGTATTTTACCGTTCAATATTATTAAAGGTATCATTATTCTAACTGTTGCGATATTGTTATTCCGCACAATGAAAACATGGATTGACAAGCAGCAGTCAACCTATTTATCATTAAAATAA